CGAAGAGTCATCTCACTCCCCCTGCATCCCGTCATATATACCTTATCTAATCCTGACACCACAGACTTCCACAGAGATAAAAACGTCAACTTTCCCCTAATAGACAAACGTAGCAGAGTTGAATTGTTCGCGTTTCATCTGTGTACTGTGATATCCTATGTTCATGGGTCTAAGAGAGTGCCATCTCACCATCGGAGCATCACTAGGAGCAGATATAGTTCTTTGGCACCATTAGTGGTCAGATGGTATGGAAAACAAACTGGCACAAAAGTGGTATTGCAGGACATGTGAGATGAATGGCACCAGCTATTAAGATGTGCCACCCACAGTAGGACAACAGAGGAGCTAGGAAAGCTCCCGACTGCAGTGTAGTCGTAGTTGGGACCATATGGTATAAAAGCAGAAAATCTGGCAATGTGCTGTATGCACATCCTCCATATGCTGACCCGTGGCCCGTGTCTGCAGACCAAAGCCTGAGACATAACACCTGAGATAGCTACTAGGTGTGAGAGACTAATCCAAGATGAGGCAGGCCATGAAGTGTACACCACTGTGAGGAGGAAGCCATATTGAGACCATACCAGATCAGAGTGAACATAGAGGACAACTACCACCGGAGCATTTCTCACCAGCTAAGGGGTGAACCAGACCAAGGGGTTGAGAAGAACTTGAAAGAGAAGGAGATACAATCATCTCATCCTTTACCTCCATGTGAATTAAGTTTCCCTAGAGTCCTTCCACCATCCATGAGTTGGGGAACCACTGTAACAGCAAAATAGAAGTCATATCCTAAAGGGGCGCTCCAACCACCGTATTTGTTGAACCTGTTACAAACTTAGCTATTGGTTCATCAACTTgagatttttttcacttttgcaaACTCACAAAACCTGGTGTAAATTctacctgaaatctacaccactTCTTAGCTGGAGTAAATTTCAGATTGTGGAGCCATCTTGACACCTGGACCAGGCAGTGAACCATCAAAACATTTCCTTTCACAATAATCATCCTTTATTTACATTAAAATGAACACCATCCCTTTAAGAGACTGTGATGTGGCACAGAGTAATAGCAAGACCaacatactcaagtatatacaataCAAAGAAGACCATGGCCACCACCATCCTCTGATTTGCCCGTCGTGATTGAATGGACGGTCCagggttagaaaaacatggctgctttcttccagaaacagcaccacacctgtccacaggtcacTGGTCAATAATGCTTAGCTGAAATGTTGGCCGATGGGCAGAATGCCACCATGTATCTCTAGTCCTTATATGATGAAGAATGATGTTGAGTGTCCCGGTAGACTGAAGATTGACATCCTGGAGATGACCTGACCAGTTGGTGACAAGATTTCAACCTTCAAAGCAAAAGTATACAAATACAACTAGGAAGCCGGTGACGGCCACCACCCCTGAGACCAGGCCATACTTCAGTGTCCTGTAATGTGGCACAGATTCCAGGACAATGGAATCATCTTTTCTTTTGGCTGCTAGCGCCTCCGCCATCTGTAAGTTTGGATGTTGTCGTCGTGAAGCCGACTTATCTGTATGAAGAGAAAGTCACAGATAAGAGCAAGATGGTATAAGTGGTGGGGAAAATGGGCAGTAGTCATAGGCCTATTTGCCCCACCCATAGGAAGACATAGACATTGTTATCCATGGTGGAGCATTGTCTTTTATGACTTCTAAAAGTTTAAGGTTTAAGTTTCCATTAGTGGTGAGGGGCCTGACCCACTGGGGCCACCAACAACACAAAGTTCTCCATGTTAATGGGGTGGTGGTGCATAGGTGTAGACCTGGACACGGCCATTGTGCTGTTCATTCTAAATATCTAAAATGGCTGAAGGAGTATCATTGAGTCAATCTCTTATACAAGGTCAGAACCTTCTTATCTCATAACCACAGTGACCAGGAAGGAAATAATAGAAGTTTCTACTGCATGAGATATCACACCTTGTGCTTGTGAAATAAAAACATTGTTGGTTGTTTTTTGGTGGGTTTATTGGCTACAATTTTTTTCCAACTATCTATTGGTCCAGGTATCATAATTGTCAACCTGTATATCTCCACCTTTGAAGAACCTACAACTCTCAATTTGCCTAGACAGTCTTTGGCTTTGCCACAAAGGCCAAAGGTTGAAGACCCCTGATATGTAGTATTATGAGACCATAAAAGTTTATTCTTGGAAAGTTTTATGGTTTTTTTAATTCCACAAAGCTCCATTGATCTATGGACAATAGAAGTCCTCTGAGTCAGAGAATTGATCTCTCTCTGAAGGAATCTTCAGCATCTACATCAACCCAACCAATCCTAATTCTGGTCTTACCGGACTTGTTCTGTGGAAGCGTCAAGTTAAGGATGCGGATCCTTGTGTCTGGGAAAAAACAACAGAGAAGATAAGATAATAATAACTGGTCTGAACTGAGACGTAAAAAAATAACCCAGAGTCTATAAGTATGACGGCCTAAAGATGGTGGGCTTCTTTATATCTATGGTGTTTGATCTTCGTATTTGACGCCCCTATATTAAGGTTCATCTCTTAGAGGGTTCCTTTAGAAGAGTATTTGGGGGGCCTAAAGAGTCAtattaagggtgggttcacatctgcacccattctccgttttagccaatctggcgggtttccgtcttctgccccgagaaactggacaggggacggaaacccggcggtcagttttcaaacccattcacttgaatgggtttgcaaagggacCACCCATGTGCGTCTTTTGCcattccgcggcaaaaccgttttttttaaaccagacacaaagtcctgtatgtccaactttgtgtccagttaaaaataaCGGTTTCAcggtggacaggcagaagacgcacacggcgggcagtttgcaaacctattcaagtgaatgggtttgaaaactgactgccgggtttccgtcacctgtccagtttctaaaccggagaccgggcgcagatgtgagcccGCCCTAACTCAACATGGACGATGCCATGGAGTGCTATGAGAAAGCGGAGCTAAGGAAAGGAGAAATATTGTTATCAAGGCAACAACCATGTCAAAGGTGAGCAAAAGTGGGATTAGAATATCTAAGccctgcccactggactccttactATCATAAAGAGTTCATAAAGTGGTCATATGAAATGATTCCTGCTAAAAGGTCCCACCCATCTGACCCTTTAAAAAGCAGAAGAGTCCAAAAAGTTTGGTTTTCATTCTGACACAGGATCCACCAATCACAAATGGTGATGTAACTATGgtgcaccttcttcctcctccctgcacaggtcacagagcatgcccacagcaCTCCCCTGTATAAGTCAATGCAATGCGTCATCTCTAGATTACAGGTTCCCATGGTTCAAATGGCTGCTGTAAAGTGCAactctaaatgctgttaacagcagCTTTAGCAAAATGGCCGCCCcgataatcatatacatataaaaaaataaaaatctaaaatcagAAAGCAAAAAAACAGAGCAGGAAACAGGGAATATAACAGTTTCTTataggtgacaaccaatatggccgccacgaTCGCTCCCCACACAGACAGACGTCCTTACATTCTATAGTGAGGGAGTACAGGACGATATGCCGCTTGCCCCCATAGTGGATCACACACTTATAACTTCCGCTGTCCTTCGTTGTAAGGTTCCTCAAAATCAGAGTCAGGTTTCCCTGCTTGAGCCACTCCATAGACATCACGACTCGAGAGCTGTGAAATGTCAGGTTGCCATTTTTATATTCCACCAGGGGGCGCTTATTATGTTCCCAGTGAAATGATAGAAGGTCCATTATGACAGGAGGGTTATCCAGCTGTAAAGTGGCATTGAGAACGATATGCTGGGGAAGGCGAGAAGAGATTGCAGAGTCGTCTGCGCAGGAGGGCATGAGGAGGACTGAAAAAAATGGTGGATACAAAAATTCAAGATATTTTCTTACGACAGTGTGAATACATTTGCAATACTTTGTATTGCTCATTTGCatgaaacaaaaaataattaaaatggcATGAAATAGTTTCTGGAATTTCCTACCCTTTTATGCAAACAGCTCCTATACAGATCTATGTGTCTACATGGTTACAGACAACATccctatgtagtctgatcctgcagtcaggtGGTACTCCCTTCcactggtgtaactaggaatggctgggcccaaaGGTGAACATTTGA
This region of Leptodactylus fuscus isolate aLepFus1 chromosome 8, aLepFus1.hap2, whole genome shotgun sequence genomic DNA includes:
- the LOC142216407 gene encoding uncharacterized protein LOC142216407, producing the protein MHGPRGKWTLHGRLSMTMTCVIHILRLLICAVLLMPSCADDSAISSRLPQHIVLNATLQLDNPPVIMDLLSFHWEHNKRPLVEYKNGNLTFHSSRVVMSMEWLKQGNLTLILRNLTTKDSGSYKCVIHYGGKRHIVLYSLTIEYTRIRILNLTLPQNKSDKSASRRQHPNLQMAEALAAKRKDDSIVLESVPHYRTLKYGLVSGVVAVTGFLVVFVYFCFEG